From the Corythoichthys intestinalis isolate RoL2023-P3 chromosome 13, ASM3026506v1, whole genome shotgun sequence genome, one window contains:
- the LOC130928090 gene encoding gastrula zinc finger protein XlCGF17.1-like: protein MRSHTGEKPFACSVCGQGFSQKQHLKNHIKTHSGEKPFSCSICDQRFARKQHLKNHTRTHTGEKPFSCSVCDQRFAQKGNLTKHIRTHTGEKPFYCSVCGQRFTTNENLKIHSRTHTGEKPFSCSVCDQRFTHKQHLKVHTRTHTGEKPFSCSVCDQRFAQKGNLTKHIRTHTGEKPFYCSVCGQRFTQKEYLKEHTRTHTGEKPFACSVCDQRFSHKQYLKVHIRTHSGEKPFSCSICDQRFAQKQTLKQHTRIHTGEKPFSCSICDQRFALKGTLTNHTRTHTGEKPFSCSVCGQGFARKDRMKRHVCAAVRSSGQ, encoded by the coding sequence ATGAGGagtcacactggtgaaaaaccttttgcctgctcagtttgtggtcaaggattctctcAAAAGCAACACTTAAAAAACCACATAAAAACCCAcagtggcgaaaaacctttttcctgctcgatTTGTGACCAGAGATTCGCTCGAAAGCAACACTTAAAAaaccacacaagaacccacactggtgaaaaacctttttcctgctcagtttgtgatcaaagatttgcTCAAAAAGGAAATTTAACAAAacacataagaacccacactggcgaaaaacctttttactgctcagtttgtggtcaaagattcactacaaatgaaaacttaaaaatccactcaagaacccacactggcgaaaaacctttttcctgctcagtttgtgatcaaagattcacTCACAAGCAACATTTgaaagtacacacaagaacccacactggtgaaaaacctttttcctgctcagtttgtgatcaaagatttgcTCAAAAAGGAAATTTAACAAAacacataagaacccacactggcgaaaaacctttttactgctcagtttgtggtcaaaggttCACACAAAAGGAATACTTGAaagaacacacaagaacccacactggcgaaaaaccttttgcctgctcagtttgtgatcaaagattctCTCACAAGCAATATTTGAAAGTACACATAAGAACCCAcagtggcgaaaaacctttttcctgctcgatTTGTGACCAAAGATTCGCTCAGAAGCAaaccttaaaacaacacacaagaatccacactggcgaaaaacctttttcctgctcaatttgtgaCCAAAGATTTGCTCTAAAGGGAACTCTAACAaatcacacaagaacccacactggcgaaaaacctttttcctgctcagtttgtggtcaaggattcgctCGGAAGGATCGGATGAAGAGACACGTGTGTGCTGCTGTGAGAAGCAGTGGCCAATGA